Proteins co-encoded in one Actinoallomurus bryophytorum genomic window:
- a CDS encoding class I SAM-dependent methyltransferase, with amino-acid sequence MTAAVPSSPPRPATGSDFLAEAATATAALAAAERLGVLDRLDRGPADAAALVTDCGLTCRAAPLLLDVLAAVGAATPVGDGSYRAVRGIRRLGEMLRLTAAGLPDVLRSGVPAVATDTRSGAEQLYPGTIDHLGALMADAAAQAAAHLASAAVPGAVLDVGAGAAPWSLALAHRLPRCRFTALDLPAVLATTRTTVEAAGHATRFTFLAADMFTADLPTAAYDLVIVGNVCHLFDPSANRRLLARLTRTLRPGGTLAILDILPDSRGTDRRWLALYALGLHARTTSGQVHPYAAYQEWLAEAFLVSVRRHDLPTTPPLTLLTAHLPDRAP; translated from the coding sequence GTGACCGCCGCCGTCCCGTCCTCCCCGCCGCGACCTGCCACCGGGTCCGATTTCCTGGCCGAAGCCGCGACCGCGACCGCCGCGCTGGCCGCCGCCGAACGCCTCGGGGTCCTGGACCGGCTGGACCGCGGCCCGGCCGACGCCGCCGCGCTGGTCACCGACTGCGGCCTCACCTGCCGCGCCGCGCCGCTTCTGCTCGACGTGCTGGCCGCGGTCGGAGCGGCGACCCCGGTCGGCGACGGCAGCTACCGTGCCGTCCGCGGCATCCGGCGGCTCGGCGAAATGCTGCGGCTCACCGCCGCCGGGCTCCCCGACGTGCTCCGCTCCGGCGTTCCGGCGGTCGCCACCGACACCCGGTCCGGTGCCGAACAGCTCTACCCCGGCACCATCGACCACCTGGGAGCACTGATGGCCGATGCCGCCGCCCAGGCCGCCGCCCATCTGGCGTCCGCGGCCGTACCCGGCGCGGTGCTCGACGTCGGGGCCGGCGCCGCCCCATGGAGCCTGGCGCTGGCCCACCGCCTGCCCCGCTGCCGGTTCACCGCCCTGGACCTGCCCGCGGTCCTGGCCACCACGCGTACCACCGTCGAGGCCGCGGGCCACGCGACCCGCTTCACCTTCCTCGCCGCGGACATGTTCACCGCCGACCTGCCCACGGCCGCGTACGACCTGGTGATCGTCGGCAACGTCTGTCACCTCTTCGACCCGTCGGCCAACCGGCGGCTGCTGGCCCGGCTCACCCGTACGCTGCGGCCCGGCGGAACGCTCGCCATCCTGGACATCCTGCCGGACTCACGCGGCACCGACCGCCGCTGGCTCGCCCTCTACGCGCTCGGCCTCCACGCACGCACGACCAGCGGACAGGTCCACCCGTACGCCGCCTACCAGGAGTGGCTCGCCGAGGCCTTCCTCGTCTCCGTACGCCGCCACGACCTGCCGACCACACCTCCGCTCACCCTCCTCACCGCCCACCTGCCAGACCGCGCGCCGTAG